From a region of the Deinococcus terrestris genome:
- a CDS encoding NuoB/complex I 20 kDa subunit family protein, which produces MALKELFDRDWQELESEGILFSSLEKLVAWGRSNSLWPATFGLACCAIEMMSSTNGRNDMARFGSEVFRASPRQADVMIVAGRLSKKMAPVMRRVYDQMPDPKWVISMGACASSGGMFNNYAIVQNVDHVVPVDIYVPGCPPRPEALIYAVMQLQKKVRGEAFDERGTELPMVEAWTR; this is translated from the coding sequence ATGGCCCTGAAAGAACTGTTCGACCGCGACTGGCAGGAGCTGGAGTCCGAAGGCATCCTCTTTTCCAGCCTGGAAAAGCTGGTGGCCTGGGGCCGCAGCAACAGCCTGTGGCCCGCCACCTTCGGGCTGGCGTGCTGCGCCATCGAGATGATGAGTTCCACCAACGGGCGCAACGACATGGCCCGCTTCGGCTCGGAGGTGTTCCGCGCCTCGCCCCGGCAGGCCGACGTGATGATCGTGGCGGGGCGGCTTTCCAAGAAGATGGCTCCGGTCATGCGCCGCGTGTACGACCAGATGCCCGACCCCAAGTGGGTGATCTCGATGGGCGCGTGCGCCTCCTCGGGCGGGATGTTCAACAACTACGCGATTGTCCAGAACGTGGATCACGTGGTCCCGGTCGACATTTACGTGCCGGGCTGCCCGCCCCGGCCGGAGGCGCTGATCTACGCCGTGATGCAGCTTCAGAAGAAGGTGCGCGGCGAGGCCTTCGACGAACGCGGCACTGAACTCCCGATGGTGGAGGCGTGGACCCGATGA
- a CDS encoding carbohydrate ABC transporter permease has translation MKGLSRDRLWSVLVLLPSVLLLAVFVYGFIGRTVAVSLTDWGNDPAQALALNPVIRPVGLANYQELFTGFLQVRFRQELVNTLFFTVFFIAGTLGLGLALALLLDRNPRGEGLWRTIFLFPMSLSFIVTGTIWRWMLQPQGGLNQFPAVLGLPPGRFEWLSSTASIWGLDWNRVPLLTAAVVALALGVVAWRAARAGNRTRTLVAGACALVLLGWAVFVGPNVQLLPAPEVHGFNLALVGIILAAVWQMSGYTMALYLAGLRGIPEELREAARVDGANEVGLYRHVVFPLLSPITLSAMIILGHISLKIFDLVYAMTGPDNTYTSVPALNMYLTSFRQNQFALGAAIGTILLILVAFVIVPYLASAFRREEGHA, from the coding sequence TTGAAAGGCCTCTCCCGTGACCGGTTGTGGTCCGTCCTCGTGCTGCTGCCCAGCGTGCTGCTGCTGGCGGTGTTCGTGTACGGCTTTATCGGGCGCACCGTCGCCGTGAGCCTGACCGACTGGGGCAACGACCCCGCGCAGGCGCTGGCCCTGAACCCGGTGATTCGCCCGGTGGGGCTGGCGAACTATCAGGAGCTGTTTACCGGCTTCCTGCAGGTCCGCTTCCGGCAGGAACTCGTCAACACGCTGTTTTTCACGGTGTTCTTCATCGCGGGCACGCTGGGCCTGGGGCTGGCGCTCGCGCTGCTGCTGGACCGCAACCCGCGCGGCGAGGGGCTGTGGCGGACCATCTTCCTCTTTCCCATGAGCCTGAGCTTCATCGTGACGGGCACCATCTGGCGCTGGATGCTTCAGCCGCAGGGGGGCCTCAACCAGTTTCCGGCCGTGTTGGGGCTGCCGCCGGGCCGCTTCGAGTGGCTCAGCAGCACCGCGTCAATCTGGGGACTGGACTGGAACCGGGTGCCACTGCTCACGGCGGCCGTGGTCGCGCTCGCGCTGGGCGTGGTGGCGTGGCGGGCGGCCCGCGCGGGCAACCGCACGCGGACGCTGGTGGCGGGGGCCTGTGCCCTCGTGCTGCTGGGCTGGGCCGTCTTCGTGGGGCCAAACGTGCAACTCCTGCCCGCGCCCGAGGTTCACGGCTTCAACCTCGCTCTCGTCGGCATCATCCTCGCCGCCGTGTGGCAGATGAGCGGGTACACGATGGCCCTCTACCTCGCCGGGCTGCGCGGCATTCCCGAAGAACTGCGCGAGGCGGCGCGGGTGGACGGCGCGAACGAGGTCGGGCTTTACCGCCACGTGGTTTTCCCGCTGCTCTCGCCCATCACGCTCAGCGCGATGATCATCCTGGGGCACATCAGCCTCAAGATCTTTGATCTCGTGTACGCGATGACCGGCCCCGACAACACCTACACCTCGGTGCCCGCGCTGAACATGTACCTCACGTCCTTCCGGCAAAACCAGTTCGCGCTGGGGGCGGCCATCGGGACCATCCTGCTGATTCTGGTGGCGTTCGTGATCGTGCCGTATCTGGCGAGTGCCTTTCGCCGCGAGGAGGGGCACGCATGA
- a CDS encoding NADH-quinone oxidoreductase subunit A, with protein MLVIALGIGVLAVIVSALLGPKKASRTKLMAYESGNDPEHGGVGTGHRFPVHFYLVAMLFIVFDIETAFFFPLAVAYQKLVPFAFWEALTFVALLLVGYYYILKKGVVEWT; from the coding sequence ATGCTGGTCATCGCCCTGGGCATTGGCGTGCTGGCCGTCATCGTCTCGGCGCTGCTGGGACCGAAGAAGGCCAGCCGCACCAAACTGATGGCCTACGAGAGTGGCAACGACCCCGAGCACGGGGGCGTGGGCACCGGGCACCGCTTCCCGGTGCACTTCTACCTCGTCGCCATGCTGTTTATCGTCTTTGACATCGAGACGGCGTTTTTCTTCCCGCTGGCGGTGGCGTACCAGAAGCTGGTGCCGTTCGCCTTCTGGGAGGCCCTGACGTTCGTGGCGCTGCTGCTGGTGGGGTACTACTACATCCTCAAGAAGGGGGTGGTGGAGTGGACCTAA
- a CDS encoding sensor histidine kinase — MTSVLPVVFVVSPESRQADDLAAALPGAEVVHVPGAEALLREAHVRPPAVALLHDRTPGVPLSEVLPLLRQRAELAGTHWLAVGQAGLGALLAAGADALVSDATPPAGLALQVRTLLARAAAHAEAQTRITRLQGRLDDWEHEERVRDQLVHMLVHDLKNPITAVLGLLEVVEDDDRVPEDARELVKIARDETQHLLHLSVNMLDVRKMQAGKMRLRPELVFSPMFGDVIAQARGDVGSGLRDRLVDVQVAPSLSPTRADPEILRRVLANLISNAMKHTATGGNIRIRVGQDGDQTHISVADDGEGIPEEDLPNLFAAFEQSRLTLHGRFDTGMGLAFCKLAVEEHGGRIWVESERGVGTTFTLTLPLAVDNEDEDDFVELLS; from the coding sequence ATGACGAGTGTTCTTCCCGTGGTGTTTGTCGTATCGCCCGAGTCCCGGCAGGCGGACGACCTCGCCGCCGCGTTGCCGGGGGCCGAGGTCGTTCATGTGCCGGGCGCCGAGGCCCTGCTGCGCGAGGCCCACGTCCGGCCGCCCGCCGTCGCGCTGCTGCACGACCGCACGCCGGGGGTTCCGCTCTCGGAGGTGCTCCCCCTGCTGCGCCAACGTGCCGAACTCGCCGGGACCCACTGGCTGGCGGTGGGCCAGGCGGGGTTGGGGGCTCTCCTTGCGGCGGGCGCCGACGCCCTGGTGAGCGACGCGACGCCCCCCGCCGGACTGGCCCTGCAAGTCCGCACCCTGCTTGCCCGCGCCGCCGCCCACGCCGAGGCCCAGACGCGCATCACCCGGCTTCAGGGCCGCCTCGACGACTGGGAGCACGAGGAACGGGTGCGCGACCAGCTCGTGCACATGCTCGTGCACGACCTCAAGAACCCCATCACGGCGGTGCTGGGGCTGCTGGAGGTCGTGGAAGACGACGACCGGGTGCCCGAGGACGCCCGCGAACTCGTCAAGATCGCCCGTGACGAGACGCAGCACCTCCTGCACCTCTCGGTGAACATGCTGGATGTCCGCAAGATGCAGGCGGGCAAGATGCGCCTGCGCCCCGAGCTGGTGTTCAGCCCGATGTTCGGGGACGTGATCGCGCAGGCAAGGGGCGATGTGGGCAGCGGATTGCGTGACCGCCTCGTGGACGTGCAGGTGGCCCCCAGCCTGAGCCCCACCCGCGCCGACCCTGAAATCCTGCGCCGGGTGCTCGCCAACCTGATCAGTAACGCGATGAAGCACACCGCGACCGGGGGAAATATCCGCATCCGCGTCGGACAAGACGGCGACCAGACCCACATCAGCGTGGCCGACGATGGGGAGGGCATCCCCGAAGAAGACCTCCCCAACCTCTTCGCCGCCTTCGAGCAGTCGCGCCTGACCCTGCACGGCCGCTTCGACACCGGAATGGGCCTGGCTTTCTGCAAACTCGCCGTGGAGGAGCACGGCGGGCGCATCTGGGTCGAGTCCGAGCGCGGCGTCGGCACCACATTCACCCTGACCCTGCCGCTCGCCGTCGACAACGAGGACGAGGACGACTTTGTCGAGCTGCTGAGCTGA
- the nuoD gene encoding NADH dehydrogenase (quinone) subunit D codes for MTVEPLRPATEAPAEGGTLLHTEIMSLNVGPQHPSTHGVLRLVVDMDGERVVRVTPHMGYLHTGFEKTFEHRTYHQGVTYAPRTDYLHAFGHELAYVLSVEKLVGAEVPERARVVRVILHELGRIHSHLVFVGTGLLDLGALTPFFYAFREKESVQDLFEAVCGYRMNQGYFRVGGLYRDIPDGWPEAVARFLEQLERGVDEYTTLFAGNPIFIDRARGVGVIPAGVALDLGLTGPNLRASGVPLDHRKDNPYSGYEEYDFEVITSPDGDSLARFNLRLWEMRQSAAIIRQALKKLRPGPVKDPNRKISLPPRQELETSMEAVIHHFKLVTEGFHPPRGEVYVPTESARGEVGYYIVSDGGSMPYRVKIRAPSFVNLQALEYACVGAQFADLITILATIDPVLGDVDR; via the coding sequence ATGACCGTCGAACCCCTACGCCCTGCCACCGAGGCCCCCGCCGAGGGCGGCACGCTGCTGCACACCGAGATCATGTCGCTGAATGTGGGGCCGCAACATCCCTCGACCCACGGGGTGCTGCGCCTGGTGGTGGACATGGACGGCGAGCGGGTGGTGCGGGTCACGCCCCACATGGGCTACCTGCACACCGGCTTCGAGAAGACCTTCGAGCACCGCACCTACCACCAGGGCGTGACCTACGCGCCGCGCACCGACTACCTGCACGCCTTCGGGCACGAGCTGGCCTACGTCCTGAGCGTGGAGAAGCTGGTGGGGGCCGAGGTGCCCGAGCGGGCCAGGGTCGTGCGGGTGATCCTGCACGAGCTGGGGCGCATCCACTCTCACCTCGTCTTCGTGGGGACGGGCCTGCTGGACCTCGGGGCCTTGACGCCGTTCTTCTACGCCTTCCGCGAGAAGGAGTCGGTGCAGGACCTGTTCGAGGCCGTGTGCGGCTACCGCATGAACCAGGGCTACTTCCGGGTGGGCGGGCTCTACCGCGACATCCCGGACGGCTGGCCGGAGGCGGTCGCCCGCTTCCTCGAACAACTCGAACGCGGCGTGGACGAGTACACCACCCTGTTCGCGGGAAATCCCATCTTCATCGACCGCGCCAGGGGCGTCGGCGTGATTCCGGCGGGGGTGGCCCTCGACCTCGGGCTGACCGGGCCGAACCTGCGGGCCTCGGGCGTGCCCCTCGACCACCGCAAGGACAATCCCTACAGCGGCTACGAGGAGTACGACTTCGAGGTCATCACCAGCCCCGACGGGGACAGCCTCGCCCGCTTCAACCTGCGGCTGTGGGAGATGCGCCAGAGTGCCGCCATCATTCGGCAGGCCCTGAAGAAGCTGCGCCCCGGCCCGGTCAAGGACCCCAACCGCAAGATCAGCCTGCCGCCCCGGCAGGAACTCGAAACCAGCATGGAGGCGGTCATCCACCACTTCAAGCTGGTCACCGAGGGCTTTCACCCGCCCAGGGGCGAGGTCTACGTACCCACCGAGTCGGCGCGGGGCGAGGTCGGCTATTACATCGTCTCGGACGGCGGCTCGATGCCCTACCGGGTCAAGATCCGGGCGCCCAGCTTCGTGAACCTGCAAGCGCTGGAATACGCCTGCGTGGGAGCCCAGTTCGCCGACCTGATCACGATTCTGGCGACCATTGACCCGGTGCTGGGGGACGTGGACCGGTGA
- the nuoG gene encoding NADH-quinone oxidoreductase subunit NuoG gives MKVTIDGIPVDLPAGTSGIDAVFHAGRDVPYFCAHPYLSPVGACRMCLVEAGTPRKGKDGQFELDEATGQPKIFWMPKPMASCTMQATEGMHIRTAKTSDVVAKAQAGMMEFTLLNHPLDCPTCDKGGACELQDRAFEYGYGASRYGFDRRHADKHYALSDFIILDQERCIHCKRCVRYFEEVPGQEVLDFIERGGHTFIDTEEGGLPVGFQGNIADICPVGALLDNVARFRGRNWEYEHTPTTCTLCPVGCSIVVDARNGRLERVVAGENRDVNEMWICDAGRFGHVFATEERLTLPLVRVGGELREATWDQAVDAMRQGFLGHGRNVGLYLNADSTLEEGAALVALAEAIGTPSLDHWPRYAHTPMGTATLADVATADGIVVLGADLGEEAPVVELRILEALRGGLLPAEFAHAHGTAIADLRLTERPARQPEKLAVIGRESRLWAHAGIRVSAGGPDILTRLSRPDTPELQAALRLLEGAERPVLILGADVLNTADAAFSAALNGLAARVGAKVLALPAGANSRGLGGLNLVPGTGGLPYARLDGVGAAFLSRLDPAAQGLPGRARGFTVVHDTHLTATAQMADVVLPAVTNYEKRGTTVNLEGRLLPLAQAPLRAGEGADLIRALVAVAEALGIRPPVRGLRGAQTWLEGRYGLRLADVPEQGVIQPPRPPGDAATGVSYAPQLWKPRMVPRPERRGSGVLGREARTELWELPMAPSPQPGGDD, from the coding sequence ATGAAAGTCACCATCGACGGCATCCCCGTCGACCTCCCGGCGGGCACCAGCGGCATCGACGCCGTGTTCCACGCCGGGCGCGACGTGCCGTATTTCTGCGCCCACCCGTATCTCTCGCCCGTGGGCGCCTGCCGGATGTGCCTGGTCGAAGCCGGAACGCCTCGCAAGGGCAAGGACGGCCAGTTCGAACTCGACGAGGCGACCGGGCAGCCCAAGATCTTCTGGATGCCCAAGCCGATGGCGTCGTGCACGATGCAGGCCACCGAGGGGATGCACATCCGCACCGCCAAGACCTCGGACGTGGTCGCCAAGGCGCAGGCGGGGATGATGGAGTTCACGCTGCTTAACCACCCGCTCGACTGCCCCACCTGCGACAAGGGCGGCGCCTGCGAGCTGCAAGACCGCGCCTTCGAGTACGGCTACGGGGCCAGCCGCTACGGCTTCGACCGCCGCCACGCCGACAAGCACTACGCGCTCTCGGATTTCATCATCCTCGACCAGGAACGCTGCATCCACTGCAAGCGCTGCGTGCGCTACTTCGAGGAGGTGCCGGGGCAGGAGGTGCTCGACTTCATCGAGCGCGGCGGGCACACCTTCATCGACACCGAAGAGGGTGGTCTCCCGGTCGGCTTCCAGGGCAACATCGCGGACATCTGCCCGGTGGGGGCGCTGCTCGACAACGTGGCCCGCTTCCGGGGCCGCAACTGGGAGTACGAGCACACCCCGACGACCTGCACGCTTTGCCCGGTGGGCTGCTCCATCGTCGTGGATGCCCGCAACGGCCGCCTGGAGCGCGTGGTAGCGGGCGAGAACCGGGACGTGAACGAGATGTGGATCTGCGACGCGGGCCGCTTTGGGCACGTCTTCGCCACCGAGGAGCGCCTGACCCTGCCGCTGGTGCGGGTCGGCGGCGAGTTGCGCGAGGCCACCTGGGATCAGGCGGTGGATGCGATGCGCCAGGGCTTCCTGGGGCACGGCCGGAACGTGGGCCTGTACCTGAACGCCGACTCCACCCTGGAGGAGGGGGCGGCGCTCGTCGCCCTCGCTGAGGCCATCGGCACCCCCTCTCTCGACCACTGGCCGCGCTACGCCCACACCCCGATGGGCACCGCCACCCTGGCCGACGTGGCGACCGCCGACGGGATCGTGGTGCTGGGGGCCGACCTCGGTGAGGAAGCCCCGGTCGTCGAGCTGCGGATTCTGGAAGCCCTGCGCGGCGGCCTGCTGCCCGCCGAGTTCGCGCACGCGCACGGCACCGCCATCGCGGACCTGCGCCTCACCGAGCGCCCGGCCCGCCAGCCCGAGAAACTGGCCGTGATCGGGCGCGAGTCGCGGCTGTGGGCGCACGCGGGCATTCGGGTGTCGGCGGGTGGACCGGACATCTTGACCCGCCTCTCCCGCCCCGATACCCCTGAACTCCAGGCGGCGTTGCGGCTGCTGGAGGGGGCCGAGCGGCCCGTGCTGATCCTGGGCGCCGACGTACTGAACACGGCGGACGCGGCCTTCTCGGCGGCGCTGAATGGCCTCGCCGCGCGGGTGGGCGCGAAGGTGCTCGCCCTTCCCGCCGGGGCGAACAGCCGGGGGCTGGGGGGCCTCAACCTCGTGCCCGGCACCGGGGGGCTGCCCTACGCGCGGCTGGACGGGGTGGGGGCGGCGTTCCTCTCGCGCCTCGATCCCGCCGCGCAGGGGTTGCCGGGCCGCGCCCGGGGCTTCACGGTCGTGCACGACACGCACCTCACCGCGACCGCGCAGATGGCCGACGTGGTCCTGCCCGCCGTCACGAACTATGAGAAGCGCGGCACGACCGTGAACCTCGAAGGCCGGTTGCTGCCGCTCGCGCAAGCTCCACTGCGGGCGGGCGAGGGGGCCGACCTGATTCGCGCCCTCGTCGCGGTGGCCGAGGCGCTTGGGATTCGGCCCCCGGTGCGCGGCCTGCGTGGAGCGCAGACGTGGCTGGAGGGCCGCTACGGACTGCGGCTGGCTGACGTCCCCGAACAGGGGGTCATTCAACCGCCCCGCCCCCCAGGAGACGCGGCCACTGGAGTGTCCTATGCGCCGCAGCTCTGGAAGCCGCGCATGGTGCCGCGCCCGGAGCGCCGGGGCAGCGGCGTTCTGGGCCGCGAAGCCCGCACCGAGCTGTGGGAACTGCCAATGGCGCCCTCGCCGCAGCCGGGAGGAGACGACTGA
- a CDS encoding carbohydrate ABC transporter permease, which translates to MTTTAPPVTTAPPAAVPHRPRPRRAGLYLLLALATLFFLLPVYLLLATAFKTPEAISLATTWQWPRDLNWASFREAWAKVGGNVGNSLLLAVSATALSAVLGSLNGYALSKWTFRGANTLFALMLFGMFIPYQAILIPLFQFIKGLGLYGSLGGLILAHVVYGLPITTLIFRNYYAEVPDALVEAATIDGAGFWGIYRRIILPLSVPAFVVVVIWEFTQIWNEFLFAATLTNTSSQPVTYALSQLAGGQAVSWNLPMAGAILAALPTLLVYVLLGRYFVRGLLAGSVKG; encoded by the coding sequence ATGACGACCACCGCACCTCCTGTGACGACCGCGCCGCCCGCCGCCGTGCCGCACCGCCCGCGCCCCCGCCGCGCGGGGCTGTACCTGCTGCTGGCGCTGGCGACCCTCTTTTTCCTGCTGCCCGTTTACCTGCTGCTCGCCACGGCCTTCAAGACGCCCGAGGCGATCTCGCTGGCAACCACGTGGCAGTGGCCGCGTGACCTGAACTGGGCCAGCTTCCGCGAGGCGTGGGCCAAGGTGGGCGGCAACGTCGGCAATAGCCTGCTGCTCGCGGTCAGCGCGACCGCGCTCTCGGCGGTGCTGGGCTCGCTGAACGGCTACGCGCTCTCCAAGTGGACCTTCCGGGGGGCGAACACGCTCTTCGCGCTGATGCTCTTCGGGATGTTCATTCCATATCAGGCGATCCTGATTCCCCTGTTCCAGTTCATCAAGGGGCTGGGGCTGTACGGCAGCCTGGGTGGGCTGATCCTCGCGCACGTGGTCTACGGCCTGCCCATCACCACCTTGATCTTCCGTAATTACTACGCCGAGGTCCCCGACGCGCTCGTGGAGGCCGCGACCATCGACGGGGCCGGGTTCTGGGGCATCTACCGCCGGATTATCCTGCCGCTGAGCGTGCCCGCCTTCGTGGTCGTGGTGATCTGGGAATTCACCCAGATCTGGAATGAGTTCCTGTTCGCGGCGACCCTCACGAACACGTCCTCGCAGCCCGTGACCTACGCGCTCTCGCAGCTTGCGGGCGGGCAGGCAGTGAGCTGGAACCTGCCGATGGCGGGGGCAATTCTCGCCGCGCTGCCCACCCTGCTGGTGTATGTGCTGCTGGGACGCTACTTCGTGCGCGGGCTGCTGGCAGGGAGCGTGAAGGGGTAG
- the nuoF gene encoding NADH-quinone oxidoreductase subunit NuoF → MTVADPAPRAITSGKDPRFAPSLYAHVGQDQSWTLAYYREHGGYEGVRRALAMGPDAVIDEVKKSGLRGRGGAGFATGLKWSFMPLNDGKPHFIICNADESEPGSFKDRYLLSEDPHQLIEGMLIGGYAMRASVGYIYIRGEYVHAAERMWAAIEEAREAGLLGKNVLGSGFDFQLYVHRGAGAYICGEETALMNSLEGLRANPRLKPPFPAAAGLYGLPTTINNVETFCAATQILKYGADWHASMGTEKSRGMKLFQISGPVARPGVYELPLGTTFRELIYDWAGGPLEPIKAIIPGGSSCPMLRWDDATLDTPMDYESVAAAGSMLGTGGVTLIPRSDCIVDVTWNLVRFYAHESCGKCTPCREGISGWMVKMYEKLVRGRGVPGDVELILDMSENIGGRSFCALADACLGPVLSSIKLFRDEYDVLAQTGQPMYPARNRWRNE, encoded by the coding sequence ATGACCGTCGCAGACCCCGCTCCTCGGGCGATCACCAGCGGCAAGGACCCCCGCTTCGCCCCCAGCCTGTACGCACATGTGGGCCAGGATCAGAGCTGGACGCTGGCCTACTACCGCGAGCACGGCGGCTACGAGGGGGTGCGCCGCGCCTTGGCGATGGGTCCCGACGCCGTCATCGACGAGGTGAAGAAATCGGGCCTGCGCGGACGCGGCGGCGCGGGCTTCGCCACCGGCCTCAAGTGGTCCTTCATGCCGCTGAACGACGGCAAACCGCACTTCATCATCTGCAACGCCGACGAGTCCGAACCCGGCTCCTTCAAGGATCGTTACCTGCTGTCCGAAGACCCCCACCAGCTTATCGAGGGGATGCTGATCGGCGGGTACGCGATGCGGGCCTCGGTGGGCTACATCTACATCCGGGGCGAGTATGTCCACGCCGCCGAGCGGATGTGGGCCGCCATCGAGGAAGCGCGGGAAGCAGGGTTGTTGGGGAAAAACGTCCTGGGCAGCGGCTTCGACTTCCAGCTCTACGTGCACCGGGGGGCCGGGGCGTACATCTGCGGGGAGGAAACCGCGCTGATGAACTCGCTCGAAGGCCTGCGGGCCAACCCCCGCCTTAAGCCGCCCTTTCCCGCCGCCGCCGGGCTGTACGGGCTGCCCACGACCATCAACAACGTCGAGACCTTCTGCGCGGCGACCCAGATCCTGAAGTACGGTGCCGACTGGCACGCCTCGATGGGCACCGAGAAGTCGAGGGGCATGAAGCTCTTTCAGATTTCCGGCCCGGTGGCGCGGCCCGGCGTGTACGAGCTGCCGCTGGGCACCACCTTCCGCGAGCTGATCTACGACTGGGCGGGGGGGCCGCTGGAACCCATCAAGGCGATCATTCCCGGCGGGTCGTCGTGCCCGATGCTGCGCTGGGACGACGCCACGCTGGACACGCCGATGGACTACGAATCGGTCGCCGCCGCCGGGTCCATGCTGGGCACGGGTGGGGTCACGCTGATTCCGCGCTCGGACTGCATCGTGGACGTGACGTGGAACCTCGTGCGCTTCTACGCCCACGAGTCCTGCGGCAAATGCACCCCGTGCCGCGAGGGCATCAGCGGCTGGATGGTCAAGATGTACGAGAAGCTCGTGCGCGGGCGCGGCGTGCCCGGCGACGTGGAGCTGATTCTGGACATGTCGGAGAACATCGGGGGCCGCTCCTTCTGTGCGCTGGCCGACGCCTGCCTGGGGCCGGTCCTCAGCTCCATTAAGCTCTTCCGCGACGAGTATGACGTGCTGGCGCAGACCGGCCAGCCGATGTACCCGGCCCGCAATCGCTGGAGGAACGAATGA
- the nuoE gene encoding NADH-quinone oxidoreductase subunit NuoE produces MSYFADKHPLVADIFSRYPDSPQGRRSALMPLLREVQDAEGFVSEARMAEIAALCGTTATEVRSVMSFYSTYHTLPTGRYHLQVCSTLMCSLAGSDELWDHLVSHLDVQPGDVSADGRFSVQKVECLGSCGTAPVVQINDEGYYENVTRSKCDRLIAALRQDAPPPPDNPVPVTVREDGRQMMATGERVGASIHDRGPLPMPAGAGGEA; encoded by the coding sequence TTGAGTTACTTCGCAGACAAACACCCCCTCGTCGCGGACATCTTCTCGCGCTATCCGGACAGCCCCCAGGGCCGCCGCTCGGCGCTGATGCCGCTGCTGCGCGAGGTGCAGGACGCCGAGGGCTTCGTGTCGGAAGCGCGGATGGCCGAGATCGCGGCCCTGTGCGGCACCACCGCCACCGAGGTCCGCAGCGTAATGAGCTTCTACTCGACCTACCACACCCTCCCGACCGGGCGGTACCACCTCCAGGTCTGCTCGACCCTGATGTGCTCGCTCGCGGGCAGTGACGAGCTGTGGGATCACCTCGTGTCCCACCTCGACGTGCAGCCCGGCGACGTGAGCGCAGATGGGCGCTTCAGCGTGCAGAAGGTGGAGTGCCTGGGGTCGTGCGGGACCGCGCCCGTCGTGCAGATCAACGACGAGGGCTACTACGAGAACGTCACCCGGAGCAAGTGCGACCGCCTGATCGCCGCCCTGCGTCAGGACGCGCCGCCCCCACCCGACAACCCCGTGCCCGTCACCGTGCGTGAGGACGGACGGCAGATGATGGCGACAGGCGAGCGCGTGGGCGCGAGCATCCACGACCGGGGGCCGCTGCCCATGCCCGCCGGGGCCGGAGGTGAGGCATGA
- a CDS encoding NADH-quinone oxidoreductase subunit C, giving the protein MTALDRSQAMRQAVTEVITNFGLTPDDSLEPTVVVPAPRVRDVARALAERGFMLMDTVGVDYLAYPDPRPARFAVLYNIYHPYEHLRLFLRVWLEDGQSVDSLYPVWRAANYLEREVYDLMGIVFDGHPDLRKILTPDDLEGHALRKDFPLGETPTLFREGRFIDPPTFRAGLTGESRGLTGWRGELRRGQGEDRVPPVMPEGPR; this is encoded by the coding sequence ATGACCGCCCTCGACAGAAGCCAGGCCATGCGCCAGGCGGTCACCGAGGTGATCACCAACTTCGGCCTGACGCCCGACGACAGCCTCGAACCCACCGTGGTTGTGCCTGCCCCCCGCGTGCGCGACGTGGCGCGGGCACTCGCCGAGCGCGGCTTCATGCTGATGGACACGGTGGGGGTGGACTACCTTGCCTACCCCGATCCCCGTCCGGCCCGTTTTGCGGTGCTGTACAACATCTACCACCCCTACGAACACCTGCGCCTCTTCCTGCGGGTGTGGCTGGAGGACGGCCAGAGCGTGGACAGCCTCTACCCGGTGTGGCGGGCCGCCAACTACCTGGAGCGCGAGGTGTACGACCTGATGGGCATCGTCTTCGACGGACACCCCGACCTGCGCAAGATCCTGACGCCCGACGACCTGGAGGGCCACGCGCTGCGTAAGGACTTTCCGCTGGGCGAGACGCCGACCCTCTTCCGCGAGGGCCGCTTTATCGACCCGCCCACCTTCCGTGCCGGGCTGACCGGGGAGAGCCGGGGCCTGACGGGCTGGCGCGGCGAGCTGCGCCGGGGCCAGGGCGAGGACCGGGTGCCGCCCGTGATGCCGGAGGGACCACGATGA